In Desulfosediminicola ganghwensis, a single window of DNA contains:
- a CDS encoding CvpA family protein has product MDGGAGVTAYDIVVLSLFAILIGRGIWLGFIKQITGLLALYLGYIVASRYHDKFFPFLRDLSDNPEIVFLASYVILFIVTYIIILLFGKLLAHTIQVSIVGWFDRILGAVLGFGKALIIVVLMHMVLGAVLSPESKMTRDCQSCDTLNAASEVTRDLISSKEVREALKRREPAITLDAVKGYLKPISSTLFNSGGETAKGKAEAGEKAAANTEK; this is encoded by the coding sequence ATGGATGGTGGCGCTGGTGTGACAGCCTATGATATTGTCGTTCTTTCACTTTTTGCCATTTTGATCGGACGCGGCATCTGGCTTGGTTTTATCAAGCAGATAACTGGCTTGCTTGCGCTCTATCTTGGCTACATTGTGGCTAGTCGGTATCATGACAAATTCTTTCCCTTTTTGCGAGATTTATCCGATAACCCCGAAATTGTCTTTCTGGCCAGCTATGTCATACTTTTCATAGTTACCTATATCATAATACTTTTGTTTGGAAAGTTGCTGGCGCACACCATTCAAGTCTCTATTGTCGGCTGGTTTGATCGTATTCTCGGTGCGGTTCTCGGTTTTGGCAAGGCACTGATCATTGTCGTGCTGATGCATATGGTCCTGGGAGCTGTTCTTTCACCGGAAAGCAAAATGACCCGCGATTGCCAAAGTTGTGACACCTTGAACGCAGCGTCAGAGGTCACCCGGGACCTGATTTCCAGCAAAGAGGTGCGTGAAGCTTTAAAACGGCGGGAGCCGGCCATTACCCTCGATGCAGTAAAGGGTTACCTGAAGCCGATATCTTCGACTCTTTTTAATTCAGGCGGGGAGACTGCAAAGGGTAAGGCGGAAGCTGGAGAAAAAGCTGCTGCAAATACTGAGAAATAA
- a CDS encoding 4'-phosphopantetheinyl transferase family protein — translation MFVNIFPKNLLGLIRLLNPRHRFQAVMLPIMALGEYQQICSNIPAKLHSLNKQELSEATSFKLEKRQKEWLTGRVCAKTAFIQYHNKFAQNDRLFTPREILIGNAASGRPLLQVQNAQTPLEVDLSISHGADFGVALVAETQCGIDIQRSQDTLLRVREKFCWPEEEEVLCKNFGDLSELMHLTLLWTAKEAAKKALSSERMPGFLELILTQAEAHTNGWQLSFLISSRYFDNYPLTIDVGIELYDGYAIAFCILPK, via the coding sequence ATGTTTGTTAATATTTTCCCTAAAAATCTTCTTGGCCTGATTCGACTCCTTAACCCCCGCCATCGGTTTCAGGCTGTTATGCTGCCCATTATGGCTCTTGGTGAATATCAGCAGATATGCAGCAACATACCAGCAAAGCTGCACAGCCTCAACAAACAAGAGCTCTCTGAGGCCACCTCATTTAAACTTGAAAAACGCCAAAAAGAGTGGCTCACCGGTCGAGTTTGTGCCAAAACGGCATTTATCCAATATCATAATAAGTTTGCCCAAAATGACCGCCTGTTCACCCCCCGGGAGATACTGATAGGGAACGCCGCCAGTGGCCGTCCCCTGCTACAGGTACAAAACGCCCAAACACCTCTAGAAGTTGATCTGTCCATATCACATGGTGCAGACTTTGGAGTTGCCTTGGTTGCGGAGACTCAATGCGGCATAGACATCCAACGCTCCCAGGATACCCTGCTCAGGGTACGTGAAAAATTCTGCTGGCCTGAGGAAGAAGAGGTACTCTGTAAAAATTTTGGAGATCTTTCGGAACTCATGCATCTTACCCTTCTATGGACGGCAAAGGAAGCTGCCAAGAAGGCACTCAGCAGTGAGCGGATGCCAGGTTTTCTCGAACTTATACTCACCCAGGCCGAAGCGCACACCAATGGTTGGCAATTAAGTTTTCTCATAAGCTCAAGGTATTTTGACAACTACCCATTAACCATAGATGTCGGTATCGAGCTCTATGACGGCTACGCCATCGCTTTCTGCATTCTGCCCAAATAA
- a CDS encoding PEP-CTERM sorting domain-containing protein produces the protein MKRKVVRWVFLLCASILLTAGGAMADGYPYWTLTDLTTGTDGTANFSVTFDNASNSNITFGIFNTTDPSNTAIDTLIPIFEPDTAVGYTAAVEFTWDGTEYDVVVSLRDNTGNLVQPSDSYDGFGADFGFYFYREADGGRWIFSDPAFNNNEGDNSMDMVADLDNELVFLQLYYGEELKYVVQAADVAPVPEPATMLLLGSGLAGIAGWRRRKK, from the coding sequence ATGAAAAGAAAGGTTGTCAGGTGGGTGTTTTTGCTCTGTGCAAGCATACTGCTTACCGCAGGCGGAGCAATGGCAGATGGGTATCCATATTGGACCTTGACAGATCTTACAACGGGTACGGATGGTACTGCAAACTTTAGTGTTACTTTTGACAATGCTTCAAACAGTAACATTACCTTTGGAATTTTCAATACAACCGATCCAAGTAACACCGCGATTGACACGCTTATCCCAATTTTTGAGCCCGATACTGCAGTTGGATACACAGCAGCGGTAGAATTTACATGGGATGGTACGGAGTATGATGTTGTTGTGAGCCTGAGAGACAACACAGGAAACCTGGTGCAACCATCTGATTCCTATGATGGTTTTGGCGCGGACTTCGGCTTCTATTTTTACCGGGAAGCAGATGGCGGTCGTTGGATATTCTCTGATCCAGCCTTCAATAATAATGAGGGTGACAACTCCATGGACATGGTGGCAGATCTGGATAACGAACTTGTTTTTCTTCAATTGTATTACGGTGAAGAACTGAAATATGTCGTTCAGGCTGCCGACGTAGCTCCTGTACCCGAGCCAGCCACTATGTTGTTGCTTGGTTCTGGCCTTGCTGGTATCGCAGGCTGGAGAAGAAGAAAGAAGTAA
- a CDS encoding TIGR03013 family XrtA/PEP-CTERM system glycosyltransferase codes for MPYILNRYYSVRNVMFLLGEGLLILFSMMLMCLGFKGYDLFVTDWQLYTGQALLVTVVFLLCLYFFDLYELSKHQSMPDTATRLAQAFGVGCIILAGVYYAIPFLTITTLIFWSGFVATGAVLLSYRALYYYVLRKRLFHNGVVIVGTGKLADDISREIEHKHDSEYKVLAFIGQDEPQFNPYKVPLIASLEDLQKAYPGLTIRRIVVAPDERRGTMPVRTLLAWKLRGVAVEQGVTFYERITGKVLAERIDPSWIIFADGFVLSVWKYFTKRLIDILMAAGLLVIFFPVMLISSIIIKWESEGPVFYLQERVGQNGKLFQVIKFRSMCQDAEKDGAVWAKENDDRVTTFGRFIRKARIDELPQLINVLKGEMSLVGPRPERKVFIDDLAEEIPYYSVRHVVKPGITGWAQVCYPYGASKEDALRKLEYDLYYIKNISIALDFLVIFHTVKTVLFGRGGR; via the coding sequence ATGCCATACATCCTAAACAGGTATTATTCAGTTAGAAATGTTATGTTTTTACTGGGTGAGGGATTGCTCATTCTCTTTTCTATGATGCTCATGTGCCTGGGGTTCAAGGGGTATGATCTTTTCGTTACCGATTGGCAACTTTACACAGGCCAGGCGCTGTTGGTGACAGTTGTCTTTTTGCTATGTTTGTATTTTTTTGACCTATATGAGTTGAGCAAGCACCAGAGTATGCCTGATACAGCTACCCGCCTGGCACAAGCCTTTGGGGTAGGATGTATTATCCTGGCAGGGGTATACTATGCTATACCGTTTCTTACGATCACTACCCTGATATTCTGGTCTGGGTTTGTGGCGACGGGTGCAGTGCTGTTGAGCTACAGAGCACTGTATTATTACGTTCTTCGAAAAAGGTTATTTCATAACGGAGTGGTTATCGTTGGTACTGGCAAACTGGCCGATGACATTTCCCGGGAGATTGAGCATAAACATGACTCAGAATACAAGGTGTTGGCGTTTATTGGACAAGATGAACCCCAATTTAATCCATATAAAGTCCCACTAATAGCAAGTCTCGAAGATTTGCAGAAGGCTTATCCAGGGTTAACCATCAGGCGTATAGTGGTCGCACCGGATGAGCGCAGGGGGACCATGCCTGTTCGGACCTTGCTTGCCTGGAAGCTCAGAGGAGTAGCTGTTGAGCAGGGTGTCACGTTTTATGAAAGGATCACTGGAAAGGTCCTTGCTGAGCGGATAGATCCCAGTTGGATCATTTTTGCAGATGGTTTTGTCTTGAGCGTTTGGAAGTATTTCACTAAAAGGCTGATAGATATCTTAATGGCAGCAGGTTTACTCGTCATTTTTTTTCCGGTAATGCTGATTTCCTCCATAATCATAAAGTGGGAGTCCGAGGGGCCTGTCTTTTATTTGCAGGAAAGAGTCGGTCAGAATGGGAAGCTTTTTCAAGTAATAAAGTTCAGGTCCATGTGCCAGGATGCTGAAAAAGATGGGGCGGTGTGGGCCAAGGAGAATGATGATCGGGTTACGACGTTTGGAAGGTTCATAAGAAAAGCAAGAATTGATGAATTGCCCCAACTCATCAATGTACTAAAAGGGGAAATGAGCCTGGTGGGGCCAAGGCCGGAAAGGAAGGTTTTTATCGATGACCTCGCAGAAGAGATACCATATTACTCTGTTCGGCATGTTGTCAAACCTGGTATCACCGGATGGGCTCAAGTTTGCTATCCATACGGAGCATCCAAGGAAGATGCGCTGCGTAAGTTGGAGTACGATTTATACTACATTAAAAATATCTCCATTGCTCTAGACTTTCTGGTAATTTTTCATACTGTGAAAACAGTGCTCTTCGGTAGAGGAGGGCGTTGA
- the mutM gene encoding bifunctional DNA-formamidopyrimidine glycosylase/DNA-(apurinic or apyrimidinic site) lyase produces the protein MPELPEVETICRGIRPHINNREIIAISHSGKDLRQPLPITEMRLHMIGARVSSVTRRAKFLMVEMDNGTILIIHLGMTGNLGIFSPETPPAKHCHVQFLLDNGMELRYTDVRRFGSMNLVTAREVPMLEETFFRTSGPEPFSDAFNAKYLYDLSRSRSIPVKTFLMTNQVVVGVGNIYANESLFEAGIRPNRITSTIPRKKWTVIVEKIQTVLQHAIECGGSTISDYVNADQSSGYFQINFQVYGRANQPCRRCEGTITKSVIGGRASYYCPDCQH, from the coding sequence ATGCCAGAGTTGCCAGAAGTAGAAACCATATGCCGTGGTATCAGACCGCATATTAATAACAGGGAAATCATAGCCATTTCCCATAGCGGCAAAGATCTGCGTCAGCCTCTGCCCATAACAGAGATGCGCCTTCATATGATTGGGGCGAGAGTATCCTCAGTCACTAGACGTGCGAAGTTTCTCATGGTTGAGATGGATAATGGCACCATATTGATCATCCACCTTGGCATGACTGGCAATCTCGGCATCTTTTCACCGGAAACACCACCCGCAAAGCATTGCCATGTGCAATTTCTGCTCGATAACGGTATGGAACTGCGCTACACAGACGTCAGGAGGTTTGGTTCAATGAACCTGGTTACAGCCCGGGAAGTGCCAATGCTCGAAGAGACCTTCTTCCGCACATCCGGACCGGAGCCGTTCAGCGATGCATTTAATGCCAAATATCTCTACGATCTGTCCCGCTCGCGTTCTATCCCGGTCAAGACCTTTCTCATGACCAATCAGGTGGTCGTCGGGGTTGGTAATATCTACGCCAACGAAAGCCTCTTTGAGGCTGGTATTCGTCCCAACCGCATAACTTCTACTATCCCCCGAAAAAAGTGGACGGTTATCGTTGAAAAAATTCAAACGGTTCTGCAACACGCCATTGAGTGCGGCGGGTCCACAATCAGTGACTATGTCAATGCCGACCAGTCCAGTGGCTATTTTCAGATTAATTTCCAGGTCTATGGCAGGGCAAACCAACCTTGCAGGAGATGTGAAGGAACCATAACAAAGTCTGTTATCGGTGGCAGAGCCAGCTACTATTGTCCCGATTGCCAACACTAG
- a CDS encoding PEP-CTERM sorting domain-containing protein, producing the protein MKSRMFVKSLLLAGCLTLASTLTYANSLISCWSLSDLTAGPDGTVNFGIAFDRDYWDEISFGIFTANGNMLDTEASVFHGIDIYGNTAIASFTFDGSNYDLQVTVKNPVGGNIRVDNYDDFVTDFGFYYKVDGYKYDSGIYSASQFNFNENKCLMMMNPDFGVDTVNVSLWYNSGCFDKIKHLVNMADVAPVPVSDPATMFLLGTGLVCLAGLRRKMKK; encoded by the coding sequence ATGAAATCCAGGATGTTTGTTAAATCGTTGTTGTTAGCAGGGTGCTTAACCTTAGCCTCAACGTTAACTTACGCTAACAGTCTCATTTCCTGCTGGTCACTGTCGGATTTAACTGCAGGCCCCGATGGTACCGTCAACTTCGGCATTGCTTTTGATCGTGACTACTGGGATGAGATTTCTTTCGGTATTTTTACCGCAAACGGCAATATGCTCGACACCGAGGCATCGGTCTTCCATGGTATAGATATTTATGGAAATACTGCTATTGCGTCGTTTACCTTCGACGGCTCAAACTACGACCTTCAAGTAACAGTGAAAAATCCAGTTGGTGGTAATATAAGAGTGGATAATTATGATGACTTCGTTACTGACTTCGGATTTTACTATAAGGTTGATGGCTACAAGTACGATTCCGGAATCTACTCTGCTTCACAGTTCAACTTCAATGAGAATAAATGCCTCATGATGATGAACCCGGATTTTGGTGTTGACACGGTTAACGTCTCGTTATGGTACAACTCTGGTTGTTTCGATAAAATCAAGCACCTTGTCAACATGGCTGATGTTGCCCCTGTTCCAGTATCCGATCCGGCAACTATGTTTCTTTTAGGCACCGGCCTTGTGTGTCTTGCAGGGCTTCGCCGTAAGATGAAGAAGTAA
- a CDS encoding UPF0280 family protein, with the protein MGDTPQKRKQVRAPESYVQRDYRLVADVSELSSARVCIEETDLHISCDRMDEDAARDLVLQARLQLQSYIDRFPEFATSLIPRPVDESAPALIRQMLVAARATEVGPMAAVAGTLAEYVGNGLLREGATEVIVENGGDIFLSRKKDSRIAIFAGQSPLSYNVGIKIAAGRMPCGVCTSSGTVGHSLSFGDADSVTVLAESTALADAAATRLGNEVGKGKGGKEGVNRALAVAKSIPDIRGVVVICGEVIGAAGEVELVSLS; encoded by the coding sequence ATGGGTGATACTCCGCAAAAGCGCAAGCAGGTGAGAGCTCCAGAGTCATATGTCCAGCGCGATTATCGCCTGGTGGCGGATGTCAGCGAGCTGAGCTCTGCGAGGGTCTGTATTGAAGAGACAGATCTTCATATCTCATGCGATCGCATGGATGAGGATGCAGCCAGGGATTTGGTGCTACAGGCACGGTTGCAGTTGCAGTCTTATATCGATCGCTTTCCTGAATTTGCGACTTCGCTGATACCACGACCTGTCGATGAGTCGGCGCCAGCCCTTATACGGCAGATGCTGGTCGCCGCCCGGGCCACGGAGGTGGGGCCGATGGCAGCGGTGGCCGGTACCTTGGCAGAGTATGTGGGTAATGGTTTGTTGAGGGAGGGGGCAACGGAAGTCATTGTAGAAAACGGCGGTGATATTTTTTTAAGCCGGAAAAAGGACAGCAGGATAGCCATCTTTGCCGGTCAGTCACCTTTGAGCTATAATGTGGGGATAAAAATAGCTGCAGGGCGGATGCCCTGCGGAGTGTGCACTTCTTCAGGTACGGTGGGGCATTCCTTGAGCTTCGGTGATGCCGATTCTGTCACAGTGCTGGCAGAAAGTACAGCGCTTGCAGATGCGGCCGCCACGAGGTTGGGCAACGAGGTCGGCAAGGGTAAAGGAGGCAAGGAAGGAGTGAACAGGGCGCTTGCTGTCGCAAAGTCCATTCCTGACATTCGTGGAGTGGTGGTTATCTGTGGTGAGGTAATAGGCGCAGCAGGAGAGGTTGAACTCGTCAGCTTGTCGTGA